The window ctccttaatagaccctctgaccacttttatatccggaaggttgtttgtgtcctccttagtgaatactgaaccaaagtacttgttcaattggtctgccatttctttgttccccgttatgacttcccctgattctgactgcaggggacctacgtttgtctttactaacctttttctctttacatacctatagaaacttttgcaatccgccttaatgttccctgcaagcttcttctcgtactccattttccctgccctaatcaaaccctttgtcctcctctgctgagttctaaatttctcccagtccccaggttcgctgctatttctggccaatttgtatgccatttccttggctttaatactatccctgatttccctagatagccacggttgagccaccttcccttttttatttttacgccagacaggaatgtacaattgttgtaattcatccatgcggtctctaaatgtctgccattgcccatccacagtcaaccccttaagtatcattagccaatctatcttagccaattcatgcctcataccttcaaagttacccttctttaagttctggaccatggtctctgaattaactgtttcattctccatcctaatgcagaattccaccatattatggtcactcttccccaaggggcctcgcacaatgagattgctaattaatcctctctcattacacaacacccagtctaagatggcctcccccctagttggttcctcgacatattggtctcgaaaaccatcccttatgcattccaggaaatcctcctccaccgtattgcttccagtttggctagcccaatctatgtgcatattaaagtcacccattataactgctgcacctttattgcatgcactcctaatttcctgtttgatgccctccccaacatcactactactgtttggaggtctgtacacaactcccactaacgatttttgccctttagtgttctgcagctctacccatatagattccacatcatccaagctaatgtctttcctaactattgcattaatctcctctttaaccagcaatgctaccccacctccttttccttttattctattatgtttctattctgctctcaggcaaaCATGGTTACTGACGGCGGTCTTGTGAGGAAGGTTCATTCACGTGttttcctatatatatatatattcaataatctgaacagcaaactcgctgctgtCTTTGTCGGTCTAGATGTCTACATGTTCCAGACATTGACCTGTTTATatccgagattgcctgagggtcacttctgatcaggacttgGGAATCCTTCTGTGAGGGCAAGAGACCCTCACTGTCCTCCCACCggttaattcaacacctttcttatcggtcactgctgtaactacattagttgtttcagtattaccttcacctggaatatgccgtaaatgtctatgattcgaaGACTAAAAGGACACTGCGtccatcgtgcatatgctgatTTAATAAACCTAACGCCACAATACAGATCTTGGCGAAAAACGTATCTATGCtgaacaaaatgtaaatcaactGTCTCGCCCCCGCCCCGttccccaggtcactgctctctctgtgaggcggtgggcggctctgagaagagcctttatgTTGTGTTGGGGGGGAAAGGGTCGAGTTGTTCAGCCACCGAATCCACAGAGAgcgcggccctgccgtttcagagcgtactccacatccatggcagtgaccgtcttgcgcttggtgtgctcagtgtaggtgaccaCATCCCGGATCACatcctccaggaaaaccttcagcaccccgcgggtctcctcgtagatcaggcccgagatccgcttgacaccgccacggcaagccaggcggcggatggctggttttgtgatgccctggatgttatcacggagcactttacagtGCCGTTTGGCCCCGCCTTTACCctgtcctttgcctcctttaccttggccagacatgatgattcttcactcaaatCGCCGCTGAATGTTAACCTCTCGCCTTACCCATAGTCTGTTGAGACCACCAATGAAACGAGGGCGGAAATTCCTGTCAACAGTCAGACCTCGAaccatttttaatttcaaaaaccccaataatttttttaagtgcggattatgttaataaattcatcattagccaaaggtttacaaacaggttttacttccttttattttattccatatttcccttacaaattccaggctgttacaatcaggattaaattcacgttcactttcaaactgtctgtaacggacagtaatcaatcc of the Pristiophorus japonicus isolate sPriJap1 unplaced genomic scaffold, sPriJap1.hap1 HAP1_SCAFFOLD_464, whole genome shotgun sequence genome contains:
- the LOC139252404 gene encoding histone H4-like, producing the protein MSGQGKGGKGQGKGGAKRHCKVLRDNIQGITKPAIRRLACRGGVKRISGLIYEETRGVLKVFLEDVIRDVVTYTEHTKRKTVTAMDVEYALKRQGRALCGFGG